The following coding sequences are from one Triticum aestivum cultivar Chinese Spring chromosome 5A, IWGSC CS RefSeq v2.1, whole genome shotgun sequence window:
- the LOC123104385 gene encoding probable E3 ubiquitin-protein ligase ARI5, which yields MDSDNEPWGGSDDDPVAVGDYYYDCSDGGGGGGGEEDEGSDCAGDDYEVREEVASMREKRYIVLSENDIHERQEEAIRRVSSIFSIPRESACILLRHYKWNISKLNDEWFADEERVRHFVGLPTNGAVLPDCQELTCGICFEGYSTSALSSAGCVHLYCHECWEGYISASINDGPGCLSLRCPEPSCTAMVLEETINRLAKDEEKVKYKQFLSCSYVEDNKKIKWCPAPDCTRAVEFLGDENYDVSCMCKFSFCWNCTEETHRPVSCETVSKWILKNSAESENVNWIIANSKPCPKCKRPIEKNHGCMHMTCRPPCKFQFCWLCLGDWSEHGSRTTGGNYACNRYEADKKKGIYDEAEAQRERAKNSLVRYTHYFERWASNQKSRQKAQGDLQKFESELAKLSDILGIPESQLKFIPEAWSQIVECRQVLQWTYAYGYYLDDKAKNDFFVYLQGEAESGLERLHKCAEKDIHAILPKAGETEPLPSLQDFNEFRVKLAGLTSVTRNYFENLVQALEAGLEDVRVTGGQSTSKKKARTASKRKPSAKGKSGRNKKARITIS from the exons ATGGACTCCGACAACGAGCCCTGGGGAGGGAGCGACGACGACCCCGTCGCCGTCGGGGACTACTACTACGACtgcagcgacgggggcggcggcgggggcggcgaggaggacgagggaTCCGACTGCGCCGGCGACGACTACGAGGTCCGCGAGGAGGTCGCCTCGATGCGCGAGAAG AGATACATTGTGTTATCTGAAAATGACATACATGAGCGGCAAGAGGAAGCCATAAGACGGgtatcttcaatattttcaattccAAGAGAATCAGCATGCATCCTCCTTCGACATTACAAATG GAATATTAGCAAGTTGAATGACGAGTGGTTCGCAGATGAAGAACGTGTCCGTCATTTTGTTGGCTTGCCTACAAATGGGGCTGTTCTTCCTGACTGCCAGGAG CTAACTTGTGGAATATGTTTTGAAGGATATTCCACAAGTGCACTGAGCTCTGCTGGTTGTGTTCACCTCTACTGCCATGAGTGTTGGGAAG GGTATATTAGTGCTTCAATAAATGATGGTCCAGGATGTTTGTCACTGCGGTGCCCTGAGCCATCTTGTACTGCCATGGTTCTCGAAGAAACCATTAATAGATTGGCTAAAGATGAGGAGAAAGTGAAGTACAAACAATTTTTATCATGCTCATATGTTGAAGACAACAAGAAG ATAAAGTGGTGTCCAGCTCCTGATTGTACCCGTGCAGTGGAGTTTCTTGGTGATGAGAACTATGATGTCTCATGCATGTGCAAATTCAGCTTCTGCTGGAAC TGTACAGAGGAAACTCATCGACCAGTTAGCTGTGAGACTGTCTCAAAGTGGATATTAAAGAACAGTGCAGAATCCGAGAATGTGAATTG GATAATAGCTAATTCAAAGCCCTGTCCTAAATGCAAACGACCAATAGAGAAGAATCATGGTTGCATGCATATGACGTGCCGTCCTCCTTGCAAATTTCAGTTTTGCTG GTTATGTCTAGGTGACTGGTCAGAACACGGAAGTAGGACCACTGGTGGCAATTATGCTTGCAATCGCTATGAAGCAGACAAGAAGAAAGGCATA TATGATGAAGCTGAAGCACAGAGAGAACGGGCTAAAAACTCACTTGTGAGATACACGCATTATTTTGAGCGCTGGGCATCCAATCAGAAG TCGAGGCAGAAGGCACAAGGAGATCTGCAAAAGTTCGAAAGTGAA CTTGCGAAGCTCAGTGACATTCTTGGAATACCAGAGTCTCAACTAAAGTTCATACCTGAAGCTTGGTCACAG ATTGTAGAATGCAGACAAGTGCTGCAATGGACATATGCTTATGGGTATTATCTCGATGATAAAGCCAAGAATGATTTTTTTGTGTACCTCCAAG GTGAAGCTGAGTCTGGTTTGGAGCGCCTCCATAAATGTGCGGAGAAGGACATACATGCAATTTTACCTAAAGCTGGTGAAACTGAACCTCTTCCTTCATTACAAGACTTCAATGAATTTCGTGTGAAACTTGCTGGTCTAACAAG CGTAACTCGCAACTACTTTGAGAACCTTGTTCAAGCACTGGAAGCAGGGCTGGAGGACGTGCGTGTTACGGGCGGCCAGTCGACTTCGAAGAAGAAAGCCCGCACCGCCTCCAAGAGGAAACCATCGGCCAAAGGCAAGTCAGGCAGGAATAAGAAGGCGAGAATAACCATCTCTTAA
- the LOC123104386 gene encoding flavin-containing monooxygenase FMO GS-OX-like 8, which yields MAAGDGEPEPAVQQRPQLQSKNVCVVGGGMAGLAAARELRREGHAVTVMEQSGDVGGQWLYDPAPTRGLVPSASSAYASLRLRTPREAMGFSDFQLLPRDGAGRDPRRFPGHREVHCYLRDFCAAFGLMDAVRLNTRVVRVAPTSTATRQWAVRSVRRLGGPEDGARAEEEEEEAVFDAVVVATGQYSHPVLPSGIEGAGEWRRRQLHSHLYRTPEPFRGEAVVVVGCGDSGTDIALDLRRVARVVHLAAGSEASTPAVSRMVANHGDVLRLHPRARRLHADGRVSFDDGSSVVADTVIYCTGYGYSFPFLDTGGAVAVGDGGCVVGPLFEHVFPPSLAPSLSFVGVPRKVLVPWFVEAQARWVAQALSGRRALPPEAEMVRAVEEHLRAREAAGVPRKHAHHHINGIDKMIEFMEEHGGLTPMEEWKEELLLSSVASMCDDLETFRDRADDGESVRKGLQGWRGGLAAQAQHEAMDAAAEAEADGLAMDD from the exons ATGGCCGCTGGCGACGGCGAGCCGGAGCCGGCGGTGCAGCAGCGCCCGCAGCTGCAGTCAAAGAACGTGTGCGTCGTGGGGGGCGGCATGGCAGGCCTGGCGGCGGCGCGCGAGCTGCGGCGAGAGGGCCACGCGGTCACCGTCATGGAGCAGAGCGGCGACGTCGGCGGGCAGTGGCTGTACGACCCGGCGCCCACCCGCGGCCTCGTGCCCAGCGCCAGCAGCGCGTACGCGTCCCTCCGCCTCCGCACCCCGCGGGAGGCCATGGGCTTCTCCGACTTCCAGCTCCTTCCCAGGGACGGCGCCGGCCGCGACCCGCGCCGCTTCCCCGGCCACCGCGAGGTGCACTGCTACCTCCGGGACTTCTGCGCCGCGTTCGGGCTCATGGACGCCGTCAGGCTCAACACCCGGGTCGTCCGCGTCGCTCCGACGTCGACGGCGACGCGTCAGTGGGCGGTGAGGTCCGTGCGGCGCCTTGGCGGCCCGGAGGATGGTGCgcgggcagaggaggaggaggaggaggcagtgtTTGACGCGGTGGTCGTGGCCACCGGTCAGTACTCGCATCCGGTGCTCCCCAGCGGCATCGAGGGAGCGGGGGAATGGAGGCGCCGGCAGCTGCACAGCCACTTGTACAGGACGCCGGAGCCGTTCCGCGgcgaggcggtggtggtggtcggctGCGGGGACAGCGGCACGGACATCGCGCTGGACCTCCGCCGCGTCGCCAGGGTGGTGCACCTCGCCGCCGGCTCCGAGGCCTCCACGCCGGCCGTGTCGAGGATGGTGGCCAACCACGGCGACGTGCTACGCCTCCACCCGCGGGCACGCCGGCTGCACGCCGACGGTCGCGTGTCGTTCGACGACGGCTCCTCCGTCGTCGCCGACACGGTGATCTACTGCACGGGGTACGGCTACTCGTTCCCGTTCCTGGACACGGGCGGGGCGGTCGCCGTGGGCGACGGCGGCTGCGTGGTCGGGCCGCTGTTCGAGCACGTGTTCCCGCCGTCCCTGGCGCCGTCGCTCTCCTTCGTGGGCGTGCCGAGGAAGGTCCTGGTGCCGTGGTTCGTCGAGGCGCAGGCGAGGTGGGTCGCGCAGGCGCTGTCCGGCCGCCGCGCGCTGCCGCCGGAGGCGGAGATGGTGCGGGCCGTGGAGGAGCACCTCCGCGCCAGGGAGGCCGCCGGCGTGCCGAGGAAACACGCCCACCACCACATCAACGGCATTGAC AAAATGATCGAGTTCATGGAGGAGCACGGCGGCCTGACGCCGATGGAGGAGTGGAAGGAGGAGCTGCTCCTGTCGAGCGTGGCGAGCATGTGCGACGACCTGGAGACCTTCCGCGACCGCGCCGACGACGGCGAGAGCGTCCGGAAGGGCCTGCAGGGATGGCGCGGCGGCTTAGCTGCTCAGGCTCAACACGAAGCCATGGATGCTGCTGCTGAAGCTGAAGCTGATGGGTTGGCCATGGATGATTAA
- the LOC123104389 gene encoding glycine oxidase isoform X1 yields the protein MDAVAFSPAPNPNAAPFPSASPSSRARRFSIRGPRRRRPLPALRSSASPSASHHDVVVVGAGIVGLSIARHLLLHTPLSVAVADAAVPCSGATGAGQGYVWMSHRTPGSDTWDLAVRSKHLWEDLAAEMDGLRAGGARESLGWMKTGSLLVGRTSKELATLEEKTKVLSQAGINAECLSASSLHALEPALCVGNDGGAMFLPEDRQIDAFQAVSLIEKINRSYTPKGRYMELYNDPAMSLIRSEVTGRVEGVQTSKNILYGRKATVVASGAWTRSLLHSFLGPNSTLDIPVKPRKGHLLVLENFDMLKLNHGIMELGYVDHQGDNSHSIHLSSTSNEDEHDAASISMTATLNTKGHLVLGSSREFKGFSREVDKSILKSIWDRAGEFFPAINNVHLDIDEDKEIRIGHRPYMPDGKPVIGFVPDMSNVLIATGHEGSGLALALGTAEMVTNMILGDPGRVDFTPFSIENRFSGNSTPSVP from the exons ATGgacgccgtcgccttctcccccgcTCCGAACCCCAACGCCGCGCCATTCCCCTCCGCCTCCCCGTCCTCGCGCGCCCGACGCTTCTCCATCcgcggcccgcggcggcggcgcccgCTCCCGGCCCTCCGATCCAGCGCCTCCCCCTCCGCCTCCCACCACGACGTGGTCGTCGTGGGCGCCGGGATCGTCGGCCTCTCCATcgcccgccacctcctcctccacaccccgctctccgtcgccgtcgccgacgccgccgtccCCTGCTCCGGCGCCACCGGCGCAG GGCAGGGGTACGTGTGGATGTCGCACCGGACGCCCGGGAGCGACACGTGGGACCTGGCGGTGCGGAGCAAGCACCTGTGGGAGGACCTCGCGGCCGAGATGGACGGCCTCCGCGCCGGCGGCGCGCGCGAGAGCCTGGGGTGGATGAAGACAG GAAGCTTATTAGTTGGAAGAACCTCCAAAGAGCTGGCTACGCTGGAGGAGAAGACTAAGGTTCTGTCTCAGGCAGGCATCAATGCGGAGTGCTTGTCTGCCTCTTCGTTGCATGCATTAGAACCCGCACTCTGTGTTGGAAATGATGGTGGTGCCATGTTCTTACCTGAAGACCGTCAAATCGATGCGTTCCAGGCTGTGTCTTTGATTGAAAAG ATCAATAGGTCATATACTCCAAAAGGGAGATATATGGAGCTCTACAATGATCCTGCCATGTCATTGATAAG ATCAGAGGTTACTGGAAGGGTTGAAGGTGTCCAAACTTCTAAGAACATCTTATATGGCAGAAAAGCTACTGTAGTTGCTTCTGGCGCTTGGACTCGGTCCTTATTGCATAGTTTCCTAGGACCAAATTCTACACTGGATATTCCTGTGAAGCCACGAAAG GGTCATCTGCTTGTGTTGGAAAATTTTGACATGCTAAAGCTGAATCATGGCATAATGGAGCTGGGATATGTTGACCATCAGGGCGATAATTCACATAGCATACACTTGTCGTCAACATCCAATGAAGATGAGCATGACGCCGCATCCATATCAATGACAGCAACATTAAATACAAAAGGGCATTTAGTTTTAG GAAGCAGCAGGGAGTTTAAAGGATTTTCAAGGGAGGTTGATAAATCCATACTGAAGAGTATATGGGACCGTGCAGGAGAATTCTTTCCTGCCATCAATAATGTTCATCTTGATATTGACGAGGACAAAGAAATCAGAATTGGGCACCGCCCCTACA TGCCTGATGGGAAGCCAGTTATTGGATTTGTTCCGGATATGTCAAATGTTTTGATTGCAACAGGACATGAAGGAAGTGGACTTGCTTTG GCGCTAGGTACTGCTGAAATGGTGACGAATATGATTCTTGGTGACCCTGGAAGAGTGGACTTCACGCCTTTCTCCATAGAAAATAGATTTTCAGgtaattctactccctccgtcccataa
- the LOC123104389 gene encoding glycine oxidase isoform X2, with protein MDAVAFSPAPNPNAAPFPSASPSSRARRFSIRGPRRRRPLPALRSSASPSASHHDVVVVGAGIVGLSIARHLLLHTPLSVAVADAAVPCSGATGAGQGYVWMSHRTPGSDTWDLAVRSKHLWEDLAAEMDGLRAGGARESLGWMKTGSLLVGRTSKELATLEEKTKVLSQAGINAECLSASSLHALEPALCVGNDGGAMFLPEDRQIDAFQAVSLIEKINRSYTPKGRYMELYNDPAMSLIRSEVTGRVEGVQTSKNILYGRKATVVASGAWTRSLLHSFLGPNSTLDIPVKPRKGHLLVLENFDMLKLNHGIMELGYVDHQGDNSHSIHLSSTSNEDEHDAASISMTATLNTKGHLVLGSSREFKGFSREVDKSILKSIWDRAGEFFPAINNVHLDIDEDKEIRIGHRPYMPDGKPVIGFVPDMSNVLIATGHEGSGLALALGTAEMVTNMILGDPGRVDFTPFSIENRFSGTA; from the exons ATGgacgccgtcgccttctcccccgcTCCGAACCCCAACGCCGCGCCATTCCCCTCCGCCTCCCCGTCCTCGCGCGCCCGACGCTTCTCCATCcgcggcccgcggcggcggcgcccgCTCCCGGCCCTCCGATCCAGCGCCTCCCCCTCCGCCTCCCACCACGACGTGGTCGTCGTGGGCGCCGGGATCGTCGGCCTCTCCATcgcccgccacctcctcctccacaccccgctctccgtcgccgtcgccgacgccgccgtccCCTGCTCCGGCGCCACCGGCGCAG GGCAGGGGTACGTGTGGATGTCGCACCGGACGCCCGGGAGCGACACGTGGGACCTGGCGGTGCGGAGCAAGCACCTGTGGGAGGACCTCGCGGCCGAGATGGACGGCCTCCGCGCCGGCGGCGCGCGCGAGAGCCTGGGGTGGATGAAGACAG GAAGCTTATTAGTTGGAAGAACCTCCAAAGAGCTGGCTACGCTGGAGGAGAAGACTAAGGTTCTGTCTCAGGCAGGCATCAATGCGGAGTGCTTGTCTGCCTCTTCGTTGCATGCATTAGAACCCGCACTCTGTGTTGGAAATGATGGTGGTGCCATGTTCTTACCTGAAGACCGTCAAATCGATGCGTTCCAGGCTGTGTCTTTGATTGAAAAG ATCAATAGGTCATATACTCCAAAAGGGAGATATATGGAGCTCTACAATGATCCTGCCATGTCATTGATAAG ATCAGAGGTTACTGGAAGGGTTGAAGGTGTCCAAACTTCTAAGAACATCTTATATGGCAGAAAAGCTACTGTAGTTGCTTCTGGCGCTTGGACTCGGTCCTTATTGCATAGTTTCCTAGGACCAAATTCTACACTGGATATTCCTGTGAAGCCACGAAAG GGTCATCTGCTTGTGTTGGAAAATTTTGACATGCTAAAGCTGAATCATGGCATAATGGAGCTGGGATATGTTGACCATCAGGGCGATAATTCACATAGCATACACTTGTCGTCAACATCCAATGAAGATGAGCATGACGCCGCATCCATATCAATGACAGCAACATTAAATACAAAAGGGCATTTAGTTTTAG GAAGCAGCAGGGAGTTTAAAGGATTTTCAAGGGAGGTTGATAAATCCATACTGAAGAGTATATGGGACCGTGCAGGAGAATTCTTTCCTGCCATCAATAATGTTCATCTTGATATTGACGAGGACAAAGAAATCAGAATTGGGCACCGCCCCTACA TGCCTGATGGGAAGCCAGTTATTGGATTTGTTCCGGATATGTCAAATGTTTTGATTGCAACAGGACATGAAGGAAGTGGACTTGCTTTG GCGCTAGGTACTGCTGAAATGGTGACGAATATGATTCTTGGTGACCCTGGAAGAGTGGACTTCACGCCTTTCTCCATAGAAAATAGATTTTCAG GAACAGCATGA
- the LOC123104388 gene encoding calcium-dependent protein kinase 22: protein MGGCYSVIAASRLLARRRAAAAIMPVASADDCPPDSDASSSCCKKKRRSTKWRRSAPILGDDDQCAPGGEGFAKRYRLGAELGRGEFGVTRRCEDAATGEALACKTIRRKRLRRAADAEDVRREVEILRRMSALEGAGGAVVRLREACEDPEGVHLVMELCEGGELFDRIFARGHYTERAAAKIGRTIAHVVQLCHDNGVMHRDLKPENFLFAGKAEDSPLKAIDFGLSVYFEPGERFTEVVGSGIYMAPEVLMRSYGPEADVWSAGVILYILLCGVPPFWGDNDERIAESIIRGEINFEREPWPKVSQTAKDLVKKMLDQDPATRLTAKQVFEHPWIKNADKAPNVSLGALVRSRLKQFSSMNKFKKKALGVVAKNLPPEDIENYTKMFQMMDKDKDGTLTLEELKEGLRINGHAVPETEIQMLLEAGDIDGNGTLDTDEFVTVLLHIKKMSNEQYLPEAFKYFDKDGNGYIEMEELMEALGDDELGPDEQVVKDIIRDVDTDEDGRISYQEFEVMMRSGSDWRNASRRYSTANFSNLSQKLRQGVL, encoded by the exons ATGGGTGGCTGCTACTCTGTCATCGCGGCCTCCAGGCTGCTGGCCCGgaggcgcgccgccgccgccatcatgcCCGTGGCCAGCGCCGACGACTGCCCGCCCGACAGCGACgccagcagcagctgctgcaagaAGAAGCGCAGGTCGACCAAGTGGAGGCGGAGCGCGCCGATCCTGGGCGACGACGACCAGTGCGCGCCCGGCggggagggcttcgccaagcggtACCGGCTAGGCGCGGAGCTGGGGCGCGGGGAGTTCGGGGTGACGCGCCGCTGCGAGGACGCGGCCACGGGCGAGGCGCTGGCGTGCAAGACCATCCGCCGCAAGCGCCTGCGCCGCGCCGCCGACGCCGAGGACGTGCGGCGGGAGGTGGAGATCCTGCGGCGCATGTCGGCGCTCGAGGGAGCGGGCGGCGCCGTGGTGCGGCTCCGCGAGGCCTGCGAGGACCCCGAGGGCGTGCACCTGGTGATGGAGCTGTGCGAGGGCGGCGAGCTCTTCGACCGCATCTTCGCCCGGGGCCACTACACGGAGCGCGCCGCCGCCAAGATCGGCCGCACCATCGCCCACGTCGTGCAGCTGTGCCACGACAACGGGGTCATGCACCGGGACCTCAAGCCCGAGAACTTCCTCTTCGCCGGCAAGGCCGAGGACTCGCCGCTCAAGGCCATCGACTTCGGCCTCTCCGTCTACTTCGAGCCCGGGGAGCGCTTCACCGAGGTGGTCGGCAGCGGGATCTACATGGCGCCGGAGGTGCTCATGAGGAGCTACGGCCCGGAGGCCGACGTCTGGAGCGCCGGCGTCATCCTCTACATCCTACTCTGCGGAGTGCCTCCGTTCTGGGGAG ACAACGATGAGCGCATCGCCGAGTCGATAATCCGGGGTGAAATCAACTTCGAGAGGGAGCCATGGCCCAAGGTCTCCCAAACTGCAAAGGACCTTGTCAAGAAGATGCTTGATCAGGATCCTGCTACCCGCTTGACGGCAAAGCAAGTCTTTG AGCATCCGTGGATCAAGAACGCCGACAAGGCTCCGAATGTGTCGCTTGGAGCGCTTGTTCGATCCAGGCTTAAGCAATTCTCGTCCATGAACAAGTTCAAAAAGAAGGCACTCGGA GTCGTTGCCAAGAATTTACCGCCAGAGGACATCGAGAACTACACTAAGATGTTTCAAATGATGGACAAGGACAAGGACGGTACTTTGACGCTTGAGGAGCTCAAGGAGGGCTTGCGGATAAACGGTCATGCTGTTCCTGAGACAGAGATACAGATGCTGTTAGAAGCT GGTGACATAGATGGAAATGGCACCTTGGACACTGACGAGTTTGTGACAGTCTTACTTCACATCAAAAAAATGAGTAATGAGCAGTACCTACCTGAAGCTTTCAAATACTTTGACAAAGATGGCAATGGATATATTGAAATGGAGGAATTGATGGAGGCTTTAGGTGATGATGAACTAGGCCCAGATGAGCAAGTGGTTAAAGACATTATACGTGACGTTGACACGGATGAG GATGGTCGCATTAGCTATCAGGAGTTTGAAGTGATGATGAGATCTGGCTCAGACTGGAGGAATGCTTCTCGGCGGTACTCAACAGCAAATTTCAGCAACCTCAGTCAGAAGCTGCGCCAAGGAGTTCTATGA